Within Methyloversatilis discipulorum, the genomic segment AGCACGCTGCGCAGCGCACGTTCCGTCATGACAATACGATCTCGCGCGCAAACTGGCCCGGCGGCTGCGCGTGCAGCGTCCAGAACGCGTCGGCCACGCGGGCGGCGTCGAGCAGGCTGCCCTCGCGCAGCACGCCGGCGATGGTGACGATGGCGGCATGCACACCGGCCGGCGACAGTTCCTGGTGCAGGCTGAACACGAGGTTGCGCAGCGCCGCCTTCTGCACCGACAGCGAAGCGGCGGCGGCCACCGGCTCCATCGCCAGGCCGCCACCGGTGTACAGGATGCTGCCCTGTCCGGTCGCTCGCATCGCCGGCAGTACCGCGCGCGCCGCGGTCAGCGCGCCGAGCACGCCGATGCGCAGGTCGGACGCCAGCGCTTCCGGGTCGAGCACCGACGGCGCGCATTCGCGCGGCACCGAGGCGTTGAAGATGAGCACTTCCGGCGGCGGCATCGCCTGCCGCATGTTCTCGATGGCCGAAACGATGGATTCGTCGCTGCCGGCATCGACCACGAAGCCCTGCGCGGTGACGCCGCGCGCGGCCAGTTCGTGCTCATAGCGCTCGAGTTTGCCGGCGTCGCGGGAAATCATCGCCACGCAATAGCCCTCGGCCGCGAAACGCCGCGCCACCGCCGCACCGACGCCCGAGCCCATGCCGACGATGGCACACACTTTCGAACCCATAGTTCTCTCCCGACCTGCTGCGCTTCCGCGTGTTTACTTGTTCTTTGCTGCCGCACGTGCCGCGGCCAGTGCGCTGCGACGTTCCTCGTCCGCCTGCGCAATGGCCTGCTTCTGTTCGTCGCTCAGCGGCTCGCCCATCTGCTTCTCGATGCCGGCAGCCACCCGCGCCGACGGCTCGGTGATGCGCCCTTCCGCCGGCATGGCGGCGCGCACCTGTGCTGCCGGCAACTTCGTGATGTCGACCACGCGACGCACGAACTGCTCGTCGATGCGGCGGGTTTCGGCCTTCAGAAAGGCCGTCTGCGCCGGCGTCTGCGCCGCGGCGGGAGACAGGATGCAGCAGCAGGCGAGCAGCGACAACAGAAACTTCATCGAAAAGCGCTCCGAAAGAGGGTGTCGCCGGTGCAGCGGATGCTTCACTGCGGCAACAGGATGGTCGAGCCGGTCGTGCGGCGCGCGGCCAGTGCTTCATGCGCGCGGGCACAGTCGGCTAACGCATGACGCTGCTGAATGTTGATCTGCAGCGTGCCGTCGAGCACGCGGGCGAACAGTTCGTCGGCCGCGGCGACCAGGTCGGCGCGGGCGGCGATGTAATGGAACAGCGTCGGCCGGGTCAGGAAGAGCGAGCCCTTCTGCGCCAGCATGCCGGGTTCGAACGGCGCGACCGGACCGGACGCGTTGCCATAGCTCACCATCATGCCCATGGGCTGCAGGCAGTCGAGCGAGGCCATGAAGGTGTCGCGGCCGATGCCGTCATAGACCACGCGCACGCCGCGGCCGCCGGTCAGCGCGCGCACCTGCGCCGGCAGATCGGCGGGTGCGACGCCGGTCAGCACGTGTTCGCAGCCGTTGGCCTGCGCCAGCGCCGCCTTGTCCGGCATGCTGACGGTGCCGATGACGGTGGCGCCGAGCGCGCGTGCCCACTGGCAGGCGATCAGGCCGACACCGCCGGCGGCGGCATGGATGAGTACCGCATCGCCGGCTTCGACGCGGCAGGTGCGGCGCAGCAGGTAGTGTGCGGTCAGCCCCTTGAGCATCAGCGCGGCAGCCGTGTCGAAGGAAATGCCATCCGGCAGGCGCACCAGCCGGTCGGCCGCGATGTTGCGCGCCGTGGCGTAGGCGCCGAGCGGACCGCCTGCGTAGGCGACGCGGTCACCGACCGCGACCTCGCTGACGCCTGCACCGACCGCCTCGACCACGCCGGCCGCTTCCTGCCCCAGTCCGCTCGGCAGCGGTACCGGATAGAGGCCGCTTCGGTGGTAGATGTCGATGAAATTGACGCCGACCGCGTGCTGGCGCACGCGCGCTTCGCCCGGCCCCGGTGCGCCCGGCTCGACCGCCTCGTACTGCAACACTTCGGGGCCACCGGTGCGGTGCATGCGTACAGCGAAATCCGTCATGGTCATCCTGCCCTCATGGTGATTGGCGCGGAATTCTACCGGTCATGATCGGGGTCTGTTGCCCTTCGCGTCGCGGCACGCACGCGCGACGACCGCAATCGGCACGCTTATTGTGCACTGCACCCAATGATTTGGCAGAATGCCTCTTTCGGTCAGGGAGTCCGTCATGCGTCGCGTCGTGTTCAACCAGAAAGGTGGCGTCGGCAAGTCC encodes:
- a CDS encoding quinone oxidoreductase family protein, which gives rise to MTDFAVRMHRTGGPEVLQYEAVEPGAPGPGEARVRQHAVGVNFIDIYHRSGLYPVPLPSGLGQEAAGVVEAVGAGVSEVAVGDRVAYAGGPLGAYATARNIAADRLVRLPDGISFDTAAALMLKGLTAHYLLRRTCRVEAGDAVLIHAAAGGVGLIACQWARALGATVIGTVSMPDKAALAQANGCEHVLTGVAPADLPAQVRALTGGRGVRVVYDGIGRDTFMASLDCLQPMGMMVSYGNASGPVAPFEPGMLAQKGSLFLTRPTLFHYIAARADLVAAADELFARVLDGTLQINIQQRHALADCARAHEALAARRTTGSTILLPQ
- a CDS encoding SDR family NAD(P)-dependent oxidoreductase, encoding MGSKVCAIVGMGSGVGAAVARRFAAEGYCVAMISRDAGKLERYEHELAARGVTAQGFVVDAGSDESIVSAIENMRQAMPPPEVLIFNASVPRECAPSVLDPEALASDLRIGVLGALTAARAVLPAMRATGQGSILYTGGGLAMEPVAAAASLSVQKAALRNLVFSLHQELSPAGVHAAIVTIAGVLREGSLLDAARVADAFWTLHAQPPGQFAREIVLS